AACAGGTGCCAGCTGCGTCCGCCGGGCAGGGCGGGCAGTTCGAGGTCGTGCGACTCCCAGTGCGCGTTCATGGCCACGTACACCACGTCGTCGTCCCCTGCACCGCAGCGGGCTACGGCCACCAGCCGGCTGTCGTCGGACCAGTCGGGCTGCCAGGCCCGCTCACCGTGCCAGCTGATGTCGGGCAGGCCGAGGTGTTCGCGGACCTGTCCGGTGGGGTGGGAGGTGGAGCGCAGTTCGCGGTGCCGTCCGCGGAAGGCGATCATCTCGCGGGTGAAGCGGAGCAGTTCGGCGTTGTTGTCGACCAGGTCCCAGTCGAACCAGGACAGTTCGTTGTCCTGGCAGTAGGTGTTGTTGTTGCCCTGCTGGCTCCTGCCGACCTCGTCGCCGGAGAGGAGCATCGGGATGCCCTGGCTGGTGAGGAGGATGGCGAGGGCGTTCTTCATCTGCCGGGTGCGCAGGGCGTTGACGGCCGGGTCGTCGGTGGGTCCCTCGGCGCCGCAGTTCCAGCTGTTGTTGTCGTTGGCGCCGTCGTTGTTGCCCTCGCCGTTGGCCTCGTTGTGCTTGTCGTTGTAGGAGACCAGGTCGGCGAGGGTGAAGCCGTCGTGCGCGGTCAGGAAGTTGACCGAGGCGGCGGTGCCGCGGCTGGAGTACATGTCGGGCGAGCCGGCGATGCGGGTGGCGAGTTCGCCGGTGACGCCGGGGTCGCCCTTGAGGAAGCGGCGTACGGTGTCGCGGTACTTGCCGTTCCACTCCGCCCAGCGGCCGTACGCCGGGAAGTTGCCGACCTCGTAGAGGCCGCCGGCGTCCCAGGCCTCGGCGATGAGCTTGGTGTGCCGCAGGACGGGGTCGTAGGCGAGCAGTTCCAGCAGCGGCGGATTGGGCAGCGGGGTGCCGTCCAGGGACCGGCCGAGGATCGCGGCGAGGTCGAAGCGGAACCCGTCGATGTGGTAGTCGGCGACCCAGTGGCGCAGGCAGTCGAGGACGAAGTTGCGTACGACGGGGTGGTTGCAGTTGACCGTGTTGCCGGTGCCGCTGAAGTTGAAGTAGTAGCCCTCGGGCGTGAGCATGTAGTAGGTGGCGTTGTCGAGCCCCTTGAAGGAGATCGTCGGCCCCAGCTCGTTGCCCTCGGCGGTGTGGTTGAAGACGACGTCGAGGATGACCTCGATGCCGGCCGCGTGCAGGTCCTTGATCAGGGTGCGGAACTCGTCGCCCTGCATGCCGTAGCGTCCGGTGGCCGCGTAGCCGGCCTTGGGCGCGAAGAAGGAGACGGTGTTGTAGCCCCAGTAGTCGAAGAGCTTCTCGCCCGTCTCCGGGTTGGAGCGGGGGTTGTCGCACTCGTCGAACTCGAAGACGGGCAGCAGTTCGACGCAGTTGACCCCGAGCTCCTTCAGATACGGGATCTTCTCGCGCAGTCCGGCGAACGTGCCGGGCGCGGTGACCCGGGAGTTGGGGTGCCGGGTGAAGCCGCGTACGTGGGCCTCGTAGACGACGAGATCCTCGGCGGGGATGCCCAGCGGGGTGTCGTCGCCCCAGTCGAAGTCCTGCAGGCAGACGCGGGAGCGGTACTGGTAGCCGCGGCTGTAGTCCGGTTCCACGCCCCACACGTCCCGGCCGGCGATCAGTCGGGCGTAGGGGTCGGAAAGGACCTGGCGGGCGTCGAAGCGGTGGCCGGTGACCGGGTCGTAGGGGCCGTCGGCCCGGTACCCGTACTCGATGTTCTCGTGGTCGAGGCCGAATACGGTCATGGCGAACACGCTGCCGGTGCGGAACTCCTCGGGGAACTCCAGTTCGGCCATCGGTTCGGGCTCGCCGCGCTTGTAGATGACCAGGGTCATGGAGGTGGCCTGGTCGGAGAAGACGGAGAAGCTGACCCCGCCGGGGACCACGTTGGCCCCGAAGGGGAACGGCTTGCCCGCGCGGACGCGATACCCGCCCACCTCGTGGGTCGGGTACGCGTCGACGCGCAGGACCTGCTCGGACCGGGTCTCGCTCATCGCGCGGCCTTCGCCCTGGCCGCTTTGGCGGCCGTCGCGGCTGCCGCGGCGGCCTCGCCGGTCTCGAAGAAGTCGAGGAAGCCGGTGGCCGACATGACGAACCGGACTTCCTCGCTCACCCCGTACAGGGTGACGGCCACACCGTGGTGCTGGGCCTCGCGGTAGACGACGAGCAGCGTGCGCAGGCCCGCGCTGGAGACGTAGGTCACCGCCGTGAGGTCGATCCGCAGCGGCTTGCCCTCGCGGACCAGCGGCAGCAGGGACTGGAGCAGCGTGCCGGACGTCTCGCTGTTGATCTCACCGGTGGCGACGAGCACGGTGCCCGTCTTGTTCCGGCGTTCCTTGACGTTGAGAGTCATTGCCTTCCCCTCTGGTTGGGGCGCCCCCCGTTGAGCGCTACTTCTTGGCCGTCGGCCGCAGCCGGACCTTGACCCTGACGCGGCCCTGGACGTCGGGCAGGCGCACGGTGAGCGCCTCCGCGTCGAAGTCGGTGTAGGGCTTCTCGTCGATCTCCACGGACGCGATCCGCACCGCGCCGGCGGGCAGCAGGTCGGGCGAGACGCGCAGGACGCGGTCGGGCAGGCCGGTCGGGTCGGGCTGGAAGTGGAAGTCCATCTCCCGGCCGTTGACGAGCAGGTTGTTGTAGACGGCGGCGAGATAGCACAGCTCCGCCGAGTGGTACATGGACATCGAGTGGCTGCCCTTGAGCCGCTCGGTGCCGAGCAGGTACGGCGTCCCGCTGGCGAGGACGTTGAAGTAGACGGCTCCCTCGTCGTGGTCGAGGAAGAAGGTGTTGTAGAAGGCCTGCGCCTGCCGGGCCTCGCGCAGGTTCGCCTCGCCGCCGACGGTGCCGTTGAGGATGAGGTAGGCGAGGATCGCCTGCTCCTGCTGCCACCAGGCCTTGCGGTCGTGCCAGGCGAAGCGGTGCGCCTCCTGGCCGCCCTGCTTCACGCGCTCCACGACGTCGTACCAGCCGCCGCGCTGCACGTCGCTGCCGACGGCCGGCATGATCTCGCCGATCTTCCGGGCGAGCTGTTCGTACGCCGGCTTGGCCTTCAGCGAGTTCATCCGCATCAGGTTCCAGGCGATCTTGAGGTTGTGGCCGACGACCGCGCGGTCCTGCTGCCAGCTGTGCGCCTTGTCGTGGGACCAGTCGCGCATGAAGCGCTCCTGGACGAACGGGCTGTTCTTGTAGTCCGGGAACTTGTCCGCGATCGTGTCGAAGGTGTATTCGAGGAAGTCGGCGTACTTCTGCTCGCCCGTCGCCAGGTAGAGGTTGATCAGGTAGGCGGGGGCGTGGTCGCCGACGGAGTTCCAGTTCTTGCGCTCGGCGTTCTCTCCGAGGGACTCGTGGTCGGCGCTGAAGAGGATCGGGTCGATGTGCGAGTAGTAGCCGCCCTGCTCCGGGTCGAAGAAGAACTTGTCGAACAGCCGGATGGTGGCGTCCGCGTCGTTCTTGATCCGGACGTCGCCGGTGACCCGGTAGGTCTGGACGGGGCCGGCCAGCGCGTAGATCTGCTCGTACATCGGGATCGCGTCGTAGTCGTCGGAGAACTCCGAGGTGAACAGCTTGCGTTCGCTGTCCCCGTCGACGCTGATGCCGTGGTACCAGAAGACGACGTCCTCCTCGACGTCCACGACCCGCATGTGCTTGCGCAGGTACTCGGTGCCGCGCTCGGCGACTTCCAGGTACTCGTCCTTGCCGGTCAGCAGGTAGGCCGAGGCCATGCCGTAGACCAGGCGGGAGATGGTGTCGGTCTCCTGGACGTGGCTGGCGGTCTTGTCACCGCCGAGGCGGATCTCGGTGCGGTACTCGGTGAAGTCCACCGGCCCGTCGCCGAACTGCGCCCGGATGTAGAAGTCGGCCAGCGACTCGATCTGCTTGATCCACCAGCTGCCCTCCTCGAAGCGGTAGTCCTCGGCGCCGCGGCCGAGGAACACCAGGCGCTTGGCGTCGAAGCGGCCGCCGTGCTCCGGGTAGTGGATGCCGTAGACGAAGAGGAACCGGCCCGGCGAGAGCATCTCGTCGATGTGCCCGGAGGCGTCGATGTAGGGCTCGTCCAGGTTGCGGACCAGTTCGGCGCTGGGGTCGCCGGCGAGGGAGATCTCGAACTCCCGCCCGTCGGAGGTCTTCAGCCGCAGCAGGCGCCTACTGGAGTCGAAGCGGACGACGTAGCCCGCGATGGTGTCGGAGAAGGAGAAGCTCACGGCGTCCGCCATGTCATACCGTCCTTTTTGAGGGCTCGGTTCGCCTCCGGGGCGCCTGTTGCCGGCTCGTGGCGCCGTACGTGCTCGAAACGCTCGTACCTCGCGTTCCTCCGCGCGCTCGGCCCCACTCCCCGTCGCGCCCCTTCGGCTCACTCGCCGTTTATTCACCGGTGGCTGGGGTGGTGCGTTCGTCCTCGTATCCCTGGCTGACCTCGACGATGACCCCGTCGGGATCGCGGACCCACACGGTCCGCCAGCCGCAGATGAAGTCGTCGAAGTCCAGCGGCCCCAGGGTCACTTCCGCCGCGTCGCCCAGGTCGGCCAGGAACGCGTCCACGCTGTCGGTCTGGAAGGCCAGATGGCGCATCCGGCCGGGGGCCTGCGGACCGTCGTCATCCGCCCGGCGGGCCGGTTCGGTCCCCGCGGCCGCGAAGAGCTCCAGGTACGCGTCCCCCTTGCGCAGGAACACGATCTGCGCTTCCCCCAGGTCGACGACGCGGGCCCGGGAGAAGCCGAAGTACCGGGTGTAGAACTCCTCGGTGGTCTTCTGGTCCGCGCAGTTCAGGCCCACGTGGGACCAGCGCAGCCCGGCGGGCATCAGCCGGCTCCCCGGCCCCGGCCGGCCGCGATCAGCTCGATGAGCCGGCGGGCGAACAGGTGGTGGTGGGCGCCGGTGCGGCCGGTGACCAGGTCCCCGTCGACCACCACGTCCTCGTCGACGTACTCCCCGCCCATGTTGCGGACGTCGCCGATCAGGTTGTTGTGGCAGACCACCTTGCGGCCGCGGACCTTCCCCGGGATCGAGGACGCCAGCCACATGCCGTGGCAGATGATCCCCTTCAGGACCGACGGCTCCTCGAACGCCCGGCGCAGCAGCTCGGTCGCCGGCGCGAGGACGTCCACGTCCTCGGTGTAGCGCAGCCGGTCGGCCACCATCCCGGAGGGCACGACGAGGGCCGCGTAGCCGCGCAGCTCTTCGTCGGTCAGCCCCTCCAGGGACCGGTTCACGGTGAAGGGCGCCCGGTACTCGTGCCCGGTGAAGGTGAGGGAGTCGTTGCCCCACAGCCGGGTCAGGAAGTGGACCTCGGCTCCCTCCTCGGCGAACCGGTGCCGGTAGTAGAAGATCTCCGGCTCGTAGTAGTCGCTCTCGACCAGGACCGCGATCCGGGTCCCGGACAGGGCGCCCTCGCGCAGGACGGCGTCAGACACGGGAGGTCCCCCTCAGGAAGTCCGCCGCGCGTTCGGCGATCATCGCGATGGCGGTGTGGCAGTTGCCCGACGGGACCGCGGGCATCACGCTCGCGTCGACCACGCGCAGGTTCCGTACGCCGTGCACCCGCAGCTCCGGGTCGACGACGGCGAGGTCGTCGACGCCCATGCGGCAGGAGCCGGCCTGGTGGTGGTAGCTCTCCGACTTCTGCTTCACGAAGGCCCGCAGGTCCTCGTCGGACACGTAGCCGGGGCCGGGCTGCAGCTCCTGCTTGTACCAGGGTGAGAACGCCGAGGTCGCGAAGATGTCCCGGGCGATCTTCACGCCCTGCACCATGCGTTCCAGGTCCCACCGGTCGCCCAGGTAGTTCGGGTTGATCAGCGGGTGCGCCAGCGGGTCGGCGCTCGCCAGCCTGATCCAGCCGCGCGAGGCGGGGCGTACGACGCCCGGCAGGATGGACACCGTGTTCGGGTGGTCCTGGCCGACGATCACGTCGAAGGGGACGTGGACGAAGGCGATCTGCAGGTCGGGCGCCGGCAGCCCCGGCTGTGAGGACAGGAACAGAGCGCTCTCCGACAGGTTCTGCGCGGGCGGCGGAAGCTCCTGGGTGACCTCGGCCATCAGCCCGGTCAGGACGTGGTTGTGGAAGTTCTTCCCCACCCCGGGCAGGGCCGCGGTGACCGCGATGCCGTGCTCGCGCAGCTGCTCGGGGTGGCCGACGCCGGAGAGCAGCAGCAGCTTCGGCGACTCGATCGCCCCGGCCGCCACGACCACCTCGCGCCGGGCCCGTACGGTGTGCGGCCCGGGCGCGGAGGCGCTGCTGTGGCCGTCGCGGACGGTCCGGCCCGGTATGCCGGCGGGCGCCTGCAGCTGGACGTACTCGACGCCGGTGCAGGTGTCCCCGTCGAAGAGCAGCCGGGTGCTCTGCGCGCTGGTGCGCAGGGTCAGGTTCGGCCGGCCGAGCGCCGGTTCCAGGTAGGCGGCCAGGGCGCCCTGGCGGCGGCCGTCGGCCACGTCGATGTGGTGCCAGCCGGTGCCGAAGAGGCCGCGCCGGGGCCCGTCGGTGTTGAAGTCGGCGATCTCCTGGTGCCCCAGCTCGACGGCCGCGTCGATGAAGGCGCGCGAGACCGGGTTGGGGTTGTGCAGCCCGGCGTTGGTGATCCGCTGCGGGCCGCGGGTGCCGGTGGTGGGGGCGGTGGCGTCCTCCTGGCCCTCCAGCAGGGCGAAGTAGGGGAGCACGTCCTCGTACGCCCAGCCGGCGGCTCCCTGGTAGGCCCAGTTGTCGAAGTCCGAGGCGTGGCCGCGGATGTGCATCATGATGTAGAGGTTGCTGCTGCCGCCGGGGGCCTTGCCGCGGGGCTCGTAGGTACGGCGGCCGTCGAGCCCGGGCTGCGGTGTGCTGGTGTAGCCCCAGTCCACGGGGCCGCCGAGGAGCTTGTACCAGGAGGACGGGTCGTCCACCTCGGGCGGGATCCGTGAGCCGCCCGCCTCCAGGACGAGGACGGAGACGTCCGGGTCCTCGGAGAGCCGGCTCGCCAGGACGCTGCCCGCGGTGCCGGATCCCACGACGATGTAGTCGTACTCTTCCACGCTCACCTGCGCCCCCTCAGTCCTGGCCCAGGACCTGGAAGGGGACCGTGTCGTGGTGGTTCGCCATGTAGGCGATCTTTCCGTCCACGATCCGGAAGAAGTTCATGACCTCGGCCTCGATGGGCTCGCCGGAGGCACTGACCGCGCTCAGGTGGGAGACGGCCGCGGCCTTCTCGCCGTCGACGAGGAAGTGCACGGGCTCGTTGCGGAAGACCCGGTACATCGCCCCCATGCCCTTCATCATCGAGCGGAGCACGTCCAGGCCCTCTATCCGGCCGGCCAGCTGCTCGTCCATGACCTGGTCGTCGGCGAACAGGTCGCACCAGCGGTCCCAGTCCCCGGCGTTGGCGTACTCGTAGTACTTCTGCAGGATCTGTCGTGCGTCCATCGCGCTCATCCATCCCCCTCTAGAGGTCCCTGCGGGTTCCGTCCGGCCCGAACGGCGCCCAGAACTGGCTGAAGGCGGCCGCCGAGTCCCCGAAGAGGCCGTCGCGGCCCTCGACGATCCGGCCGTCCCGCCACCGCATGAAGTGGAAGACCGGGTAGTCCATCCGCTCGTACGGGGACCCGCCCGCCTCGGCCGCGCCGGCCCGCAGGGCGACGTTGCGGCACACGTCCGCCGAGCAGTCCTCGCCGACCAGCACCGCCTCCAGGTCCATCCGGAAGGTGCCGGCCGTGAGCTTGTGGGTCTGCCCCATCAGCTCCCGGAAGGCGTCCAGGCTCTCGTACCAGCCGGCCAGGGGGTGGTTGCCCGGCACCAGCCAGCGCAGGTCCTCGGAGTAGTACTCCAGGATCCGGGCCCGGTCGCCGGAGCCGAGGGCCGCGTAGGCCTCCCGGACCCGCTCCGGTGTCACCTCGGTCATCGTCGCTCCTCCTCCACCGCGGTCACAGCGAGCCGGAACCGGGCATCGGGGCCAGGTCGTTGACGGTGTACTGCTGGATCAGCGGCCCGTCGGGGCCGGCGACCACGGTCCAGGTCTGGTCGGCGTCGAAGCCCAGCCACAGGCTGCGGGCGGCCGGCGGGTCCCAGACCTTGGCCTGCCAGTTGACGAAGACCCGGACGACCGCGCGGCCGCCCTCGATGACGGGCTCCACCTTGGTGACGGTGTGCACCTCGTCGAAGAAGCGGTGGGTGACGGCCTCGTACCAGCGGCCGAAGCCCTCGTGTCCGAGGAAGGTGTCCTCGGGGACCTTGAACTCCAGGTCCTCGGTGATCAGGGCGAGCACGTCGGCCAGGCCCACGTGCTGGTCCAGCGCCGCGTACCAGTTCTCGGCGAAGGCGCGGATCGCGTCCTCGGTCAGCTGCCGCTCGGCGGGCATGCGGTCTCCTCCTGCTTCCGTTTCGGTGCTGGGTGACTGGCCGGACGCGTCCGGCCCTGGCGTCAGATCTGGACGTCGACGAGGAACGGTCCGGGGTGGGACAGCATCCGGCCCACCGCGGCGACCGCCTCGTCCGGCTTCTCCACCCGCATCCCCCCGGCGCCCAGCGAGCGGGCCAGCCCGGCGAAGTCGATCTCGGGGTGCGAGAGGTCGAAGGAGCCCGGGAAGCCGTGCTCCGGGATGCTCCGCTCCTGCCAGTACCGGGTGATGTTGTCGTCGAGCAGCCGGTACTTGCGGTTGTTGCAGACGACGAACTTGGCGTCGATGCCGTGCCGGGCCGCGGTCCACAGGGCCTGGTAGGTGTACATGGACCCGCCGTCGCCCGCGAAGCCCACCACGAGCCGGTCCGGGCGGGCCAGCTTGGCGCCGACCGCCCCCGGGAAGCCCACGCCGAGCGATCCGCCGCGGGTGAGGTGGTAGTCGCCGGGGCGCTCCGCCGGCAGGTATCGGGTGACCAGCGGCGACGTGGTCAGCGCCTCGTCGAAGACGATCAGGTCGCCGCCGGTGCGCTCGGCCAGCGTCCGCAGGAAGACGGCCATCGGCGTGCCGTCGTCGTCCCCGGCCCCGGCCTCGGCCGCCGCCCGGGCCCGCTCGCGGGTCCGTACGTCGAGCCGGGCGGCCGCGGCGGCCCGCCGCTGCGGGGTCAGCTGCCGCTCCAGTACGCCGGCCAGCGCGCGCAGCGCCTGCCGGGGATCCGCGGCGAGGCCGAGGTCCACCGGGTGGTTCTTGGCGATCTCGTAGGCGTCGAGGTCGATGTGGACGACCTTCGCACCGGCCCGGAAGGGGCTCTCCAGCTCGGGAAACACCTCCGGGAAGACGTAGGTGCCCACGATCAGCACCCCGTCGGCGCCGCCGATCAGCTCCTTGCTGTGCGGGCCGAACATGTGGCCCGTCTGGCCGCGCCGCAGCGGGTGCGAGGCGGCGATGTTCACCTCGGAGGAGTCGACCTCGTACACGTCGGCGCCCAGCAGTTCGGCGACGGCGGCGAGCTCGCGCTGCGCCCCGGAGAGCGCCACCCCGTCCCCGACCAGCACGACGGGCCGCTCGGCGGAGGCCAGCAGCTCGGCCGCCCGGCCCACCGACGCGGCGGAGGGGGCCACGTCGGTGAGCGGGACCGCGGCCGGCAGCACGGGCTCGGAGTTGGGTTCGTCCAGCACGTCCATCGGCAGGGCGACGAACACGGGGCCGCGTGGCGGGGTGAGCGCGATCTTCACGGCCCGCCGGACGGTGCGCAGGACGGACCGCGGATCGGTCACCCGGGTCGCGTACTTGGTCACGGGCCTGGCCATCGCCACCAGGTCGGCCGCCATCTGCGCGTCCATGGCGTCGTAGCGCACCCCGGCGTCGCCGGCGACGACGACGAGCGGGGTGTGGCCGCGCA
This DNA window, taken from Streptomyces sp. TN58, encodes the following:
- a CDS encoding AGE family epimerase/isomerase yields the protein MADAVSFSFSDTIAGYVVRFDSSRRLLRLKTSDGREFEISLAGDPSAELVRNLDEPYIDASGHIDEMLSPGRFLFVYGIHYPEHGGRFDAKRLVFLGRGAEDYRFEEGSWWIKQIESLADFYIRAQFGDGPVDFTEYRTEIRLGGDKTASHVQETDTISRLVYGMASAYLLTGKDEYLEVAERGTEYLRKHMRVVDVEEDVVFWYHGISVDGDSERKLFTSEFSDDYDAIPMYEQIYALAGPVQTYRVTGDVRIKNDADATIRLFDKFFFDPEQGGYYSHIDPILFSADHESLGENAERKNWNSVGDHAPAYLINLYLATGEQKYADFLEYTFDTIADKFPDYKNSPFVQERFMRDWSHDKAHSWQQDRAVVGHNLKIAWNLMRMNSLKAKPAYEQLARKIGEIMPAVGSDVQRGGWYDVVERVKQGGQEAHRFAWHDRKAWWQQEQAILAYLILNGTVGGEANLREARQAQAFYNTFFLDHDEGAVYFNVLASGTPYLLGTERLKGSHSMSMYHSAELCYLAAVYNNLLVNGREMDFHFQPDPTGLPDRVLRVSPDLLPAGAVRIASVEIDEKPYTDFDAEALTVRLPDVQGRVRVKVRLRPTAKK
- a CDS encoding nuclear transport factor 2 family protein codes for the protein MTEVTPERVREAYAALGSGDRARILEYYSEDLRWLVPGNHPLAGWYESLDAFRELMGQTHKLTAGTFRMDLEAVLVGEDCSADVCRNVALRAGAAEAGGSPYERMDYPVFHFMRWRDGRIVEGRDGLFGDSAAAFSQFWAPFGPDGTRRDL
- a CDS encoding thiamine pyrophosphate-binding protein, which produces MEATPGRERLIEQFKADGLNVMFGNPGTVEQGFLDAADAAADFRYVLALQETVAAGIADGYARATGGPALLQLHSGVGLGNGIGMLYQSLRGHTPLVVVAGDAGVRYDAMDAQMAADLVAMARPVTKYATRVTDPRSVLRTVRRAVKIALTPPRGPVFVALPMDVLDEPNSEPVLPAAVPLTDVAPSAASVGRAAELLASAERPVVLVGDGVALSGAQRELAAVAELLGADVYEVDSSEVNIAASHPLRRGQTGHMFGPHSKELIGGADGVLIVGTYVFPEVFPELESPFRAGAKVVHIDLDAYEIAKNHPVDLGLAADPRQALRALAGVLERQLTPQRRAAAAARLDVRTRERARAAAEAGAGDDDGTPMAVFLRTLAERTGGDLIVFDEALTTSPLVTRYLPAERPGDYHLTRGGSLGVGFPGAVGAKLARPDRLVVGFAGDGGSMYTYQALWTAARHGIDAKFVVCNNRKYRLLDDNITRYWQERSIPEHGFPGSFDLSHPEIDFAGLARSLGAGGMRVEKPDEAVAAVGRMLSHPGPFLVDVQI
- a CDS encoding DJ-1/PfpI family protein, whose amino-acid sequence is MSDAVLREGALSGTRIAVLVESDYYEPEIFYYRHRFAEEGAEVHFLTRLWGNDSLTFTGHEYRAPFTVNRSLEGLTDEELRGYAALVVPSGMVADRLRYTEDVDVLAPATELLRRAFEEPSVLKGIICHGMWLASSIPGKVRGRKVVCHNNLIGDVRNMGGEYVDEDVVVDGDLVTGRTGAHHHLFARRLIELIAAGRGRGAG
- a CDS encoding VOC family protein, with product MPAGLRWSHVGLNCADQKTTEEFYTRYFGFSRARVVDLGEAQIVFLRKGDAYLELFAAAGTEPARRADDDGPQAPGRMRHLAFQTDSVDAFLADLGDAAEVTLGPLDFDDFICGWRTVWVRDPDGVIVEVSQGYEDERTTPATGE
- the glgX gene encoding glycogen debranching protein GlgX; translation: MSETRSEQVLRVDAYPTHEVGGYRVRAGKPFPFGANVVPGGVSFSVFSDQATSMTLVIYKRGEPEPMAELEFPEEFRTGSVFAMTVFGLDHENIEYGYRADGPYDPVTGHRFDARQVLSDPYARLIAGRDVWGVEPDYSRGYQYRSRVCLQDFDWGDDTPLGIPAEDLVVYEAHVRGFTRHPNSRVTAPGTFAGLREKIPYLKELGVNCVELLPVFEFDECDNPRSNPETGEKLFDYWGYNTVSFFAPKAGYAATGRYGMQGDEFRTLIKDLHAAGIEVILDVVFNHTAEGNELGPTISFKGLDNATYYMLTPEGYYFNFSGTGNTVNCNHPVVRNFVLDCLRHWVADYHIDGFRFDLAAILGRSLDGTPLPNPPLLELLAYDPVLRHTKLIAEAWDAGGLYEVGNFPAYGRWAEWNGKYRDTVRRFLKGDPGVTGELATRIAGSPDMYSSRGTAASVNFLTAHDGFTLADLVSYNDKHNEANGEGNNDGANDNNSWNCGAEGPTDDPAVNALRTRQMKNALAILLTSQGIPMLLSGDEVGRSQQGNNNTYCQDNELSWFDWDLVDNNAELLRFTREMIAFRGRHRELRSTSHPTGQVREHLGLPDISWHGERAWQPDWSDDSRLVAVARCGAGDDDVVYVAMNAHWESHDLELPALPGGRSWHLFADTGAEAPHDIRTPGTEPELDNAGKYLIGPRSVVILVGRTNDPDTSGTP
- a CDS encoding GMC family oxidoreductase, which codes for MSVEEYDYIVVGSGTAGSVLASRLSEDPDVSVLVLEAGGSRIPPEVDDPSSWYKLLGGPVDWGYTSTPQPGLDGRRTYEPRGKAPGGSSNLYIMMHIRGHASDFDNWAYQGAAGWAYEDVLPYFALLEGQEDATAPTTGTRGPQRITNAGLHNPNPVSRAFIDAAVELGHQEIADFNTDGPRRGLFGTGWHHIDVADGRRQGALAAYLEPALGRPNLTLRTSAQSTRLLFDGDTCTGVEYVQLQAPAGIPGRTVRDGHSSASAPGPHTVRARREVVVAAGAIESPKLLLLSGVGHPEQLREHGIAVTAALPGVGKNFHNHVLTGLMAEVTQELPPPAQNLSESALFLSSQPGLPAPDLQIAFVHVPFDVIVGQDHPNTVSILPGVVRPASRGWIRLASADPLAHPLINPNYLGDRWDLERMVQGVKIARDIFATSAFSPWYKQELQPGPGYVSDEDLRAFVKQKSESYHHQAGSCRMGVDDLAVVDPELRVHGVRNLRVVDASVMPAVPSGNCHTAIAMIAERAADFLRGTSRV
- a CDS encoding STAS domain-containing protein; amino-acid sequence: MTLNVKERRNKTGTVLVATGEINSETSGTLLQSLLPLVREGKPLRIDLTAVTYVSSAGLRTLLVVYREAQHHGVAVTLYGVSEEVRFVMSATGFLDFFETGEAAAAAATAAKAARAKAAR
- a CDS encoding nuclear transport factor 2 family protein, whose amino-acid sequence is MDARQILQKYYEYANAGDWDRWCDLFADDQVMDEQLAGRIEGLDVLRSMMKGMGAMYRVFRNEPVHFLVDGEKAAAVSHLSAVSASGEPIEAEVMNFFRIVDGKIAYMANHHDTVPFQVLGQD
- a CDS encoding nuclear transport factor 2 family protein, translating into MPAERQLTEDAIRAFAENWYAALDQHVGLADVLALITEDLEFKVPEDTFLGHEGFGRWYEAVTHRFFDEVHTVTKVEPVIEGGRAVVRVFVNWQAKVWDPPAARSLWLGFDADQTWTVVAGPDGPLIQQYTVNDLAPMPGSGSL